Proteins encoded in a region of the Natator depressus isolate rNatDep1 chromosome 23, rNatDep2.hap1, whole genome shotgun sequence genome:
- the LOC141976764 gene encoding olfactomedin-like, translating into MATIALALFLAGCPLLRWTAASAVQNLSSVMDASGHCVCTVILPDDTFPLQRIELLETSARNLTFRVQWEMKKLQEYGQRLAWYEAKLQNASRRLQLLEVGDLTPTELAFQELRKEIGEMESFVGHLRSSLNGSDTTVEVVHRELQNMSVTVSALESYDKNQVVAMRRELATLKQRLEDCQKGKSLVGRQPQIGTCTHQGIWRLSKPSVVQLNWRGASYKAGAWGKESSLRAWRKKRYWVAPLNLDGRRLDSVRLYRSYQDLLLSQNPTDQLIPGFGQGAGLVLYNGSFYYNCYNARDLCRLDLESGAVDRRAVPDATFSNRFSYAGTSWQGLDLAADESGLWVLYTTERSEGDIVIGRLGPGSLALEKTWQTSQYKPAATNTFIVCGVMYATRAVSTRREEIFYAYDTRTGRERRLSLPLEKVTDVVRSLSYNPGDHKLYMYSDGYLLRYNVLFRP; encoded by the exons ATGGCCACCATCGCGCTCGCCCTGTTCCTGGCGGGCTGCCCGCTCCTGCGCTGGACGGCTGCCTCC GCCGTCCAGAATCTGAGCAGCGTGATGGACGCCAGCGGTCACTGCGTCTGCACCGTCATCCTGCCCGACGACACCTTCCCCCTGCAGCGGATCGAGCTGCTGGAGACGTCGGCCCGCAACTTGACCTTCCGCGTGCAGTGGGAGATGAAGAAG CTCCAGGAATACGGGCAGCGCCTGGCATGGTACGAGGCCAAGCTGCAGAACGCCAGCCGCcggctgcagctgctggaggtggGCGACCTGACCCCCACCGAGCTGGCCTTCCAGGAGCTGCGGAAGGAGATCGGCGAGATGGAGTCCTTCGTGGGCCACCTCCGCTCCTCCCTCAACGGGAGCGACACCACGGTGGAGGTGGTGCATCGGGAG CTCCAGAACATGTCGGTCACCGTGAGCGCCCTGGAATCCTACGACAAGAACCAGGTGGTGGCCATGAGGCGGGAGCTGGCCACGCTCAAGCAGCGCCTGGAGGACTGTCAGAAGGGCAAGTCGCTGGTGGGACGGCAGCCGCAGATCG gcACGTGCACCCACCAGGGGATCTGGCGCCTCAGCAAGCCCTCGGTGGTGCAGCTGAACTGGCGGGGCGCGAGCTACAAGGCCGGGGCCTGGGGCAAGGAGTCGTCCCTGCGCGCCTGGCGGAAGAAGCGCTACTGGGTGGCCCCCCTGAACCTGGACGGCCGGCGGCTGGACTCGGTGCGTCTCTACCGCTCCTACCAGGACCTGCTGCTGTCCCAGAACCCCACGGACCAGCTGATCCCGGGCTTCGGGCAGGGGGCCGGGCTGGTGCTCTACAACGGCTCCTTCTATTACAACTGCTACAATGCGCGGGACCTCTGCCGCCTGGACCTGGAGAGCGGGGCCGTGGACCGCCGGGCGGTGCCCGACGCCACCTTCAGCAACCGCTTCTCCTACGCGGGCACCAGCTGGCAGGGCCTCGACCTGGCCGCGGACGAGAGCGGGCTCTGGGTGCTGTACACCACCGAGCGCAGCGAAGGCGACATCGTCATCGGCCGCCTCGGCCCCGGCTCGCTGGCCCTGGAGAAGACCTGGCAGACCTCCCAGTACAAGCCGGCGGCCACCAACACCTTCATCGTGTGCGGGGTGATGTATGCCACCCGGGCGGTCAGCACCCGCCGCGAGGAGATCTTCTACGCCTACGACACCCGCACGGGCCGGGAGAGACGCCTCAGCCTGCCGCTGGAGAAGGTGACGGACGTCGTGCGGTCGCTGAGCTACAACCCCGGCGACCACAAGCTCTACATGTACAGCGATGGCTACCTGCTTCGGTACAACGTCCTCTTCCGGCCCTAG